In Microcoleus sp. FACHB-831, one genomic interval encodes:
- a CDS encoding amino acid ABC transporter ATP-binding protein has protein sequence MHDSTPAISFEGIEKSFGSLKVLQGISGEINRGEVVAVIGSSGCGKSTLLRCFNRLETISKGRLVVNGIDLSRPNLNQKQLRQLRSQVGMVFQQFNLFPHLSVLENLMLAPRQVLGKSKNESEEQARFYLEKVGLSQKALAYPEQLSGGQKQRVAIARSLCMNPQVMLFDEPTSALDPELVGEVLRVMQQLAQEGMTMVVVTHEMQFAREVAHRVLFMDKGCVAEAGRAREVLTEPKSDRLRAFLSRMNVAESLST, from the coding sequence ATGCATGATTCCACCCCAGCTATCTCTTTTGAGGGCATTGAAAAAAGCTTTGGTTCTTTAAAAGTATTACAAGGAATTAGCGGCGAAATCAACCGGGGGGAAGTTGTTGCGGTAATTGGTTCCTCTGGTTGTGGTAAGAGTACGCTGTTGCGCTGCTTCAACCGTTTAGAGACGATTAGCAAAGGGCGTTTGGTAGTTAATGGTATAGATTTGTCGCGCCCAAATCTCAACCAGAAGCAATTGCGTCAACTGCGATCGCAAGTTGGGATGGTTTTTCAGCAGTTCAATCTTTTCCCTCATTTGAGCGTGCTAGAAAATTTGATGCTGGCTCCCCGTCAAGTATTAGGTAAATCAAAAAATGAAAGTGAAGAACAAGCAAGATTTTATCTAGAAAAAGTCGGGTTGTCTCAGAAAGCGCTTGCTTATCCAGAACAACTATCCGGAGGACAAAAACAACGAGTAGCGATCGCTCGCAGTTTGTGCATGAATCCTCAAGTAATGTTATTTGATGAACCCACAAGCGCACTCGATCCAGAATTAGTCGGAGAAGTGCTGCGCGTGATGCAGCAACTAGCTCAAGAAGGTATGACGATGGTGGTAGTAACCCACGAGATGCAATTTGCCCGTGAAGTCGCGCATCGAGTGTTATTTATGGATAAAGGCTGTGTTGCAGAAGCAGGAAGAGCGCGAGAAGTTTTAACTGAACCAAAGAGCGATCGCCTGCGTGCTTTTTTAAGTCGGATGAACGTTGCAGAAAGTTTGTCAACTTAA
- a CDS encoding Rpn family recombination-promoting nuclease/putative transposase has product MRTDKIFYSLFQEFPSIFFELIGATFVDANAYEFASVELKETAFRIDGVFVPRPAPSAQPVYFLEVQFQQDAEFYRRFFAEIFIYLHQNPSVKSWRAAVIYPTRSIETDDVEPYELLLASTQVQRIYLDELGEAAESSLGVAIVQLVVESEATAVQRGRELILQARQELADEINRQKILDIIETILLYKFTRLSREELAKMLGIDDEFRQTRMYQSIKQEGLEEGRQEGLEEGEMRAKLQAVPPFLALGLSVEQIAGALGLTVEQVREAAQNQPS; this is encoded by the coding sequence GTGCGAACTGACAAAATATTTTATAGCCTGTTCCAAGAGTTTCCCAGCATCTTCTTTGAACTAATTGGCGCTACCTTTGTCGATGCCAACGCCTATGAATTTGCCTCCGTAGAACTGAAAGAAACAGCTTTTCGGATTGATGGAGTGTTCGTTCCTCGTCCCGCTCCCTCTGCTCAACCAGTTTACTTCCTAGAAGTCCAGTTTCAACAAGATGCTGAGTTCTACAGACGCTTTTTTGCAGAAATCTTCATTTACCTGCATCAAAACCCATCGGTTAAGTCTTGGCGTGCAGCTGTCATCTATCCTACGCGAAGTATAGAGACAGACGATGTAGAGCCTTATGAGTTGCTACTGGCGAGTACGCAAGTGCAGCGCATCTATTTAGATGAGTTAGGAGAAGCAGCAGAAAGCTCTCTGGGAGTTGCAATTGTGCAATTAGTTGTAGAGAGTGAAGCGACAGCCGTTCAACGAGGTAGAGAATTGATTTTGCAAGCGCGACAGGAACTTGCGGATGAGATAAACAGGCAGAAAATTCTAGATATTATAGAAACTATCCTCTTGTACAAATTTACACGCTTAAGCCGCGAGGAGTTAGCAAAAATGTTGGGAATAGACGACGAGTTCAGACAGACGAGGATGTATCAATCCATCAAGCAGGAAGGCTTGGAAGAAGGTAGACAGGAAGGCTTGGAAGAAGGCGAGATGAGAGCAAAGTTACAAGCCGTACCCCCGTTTTTGGCGTTGGGTTTGAGTGTGGAGCAAATAGCAGGCGCGTTGGGTTTGACGGTTGAGCAAGTTAGGGAAGCTGCTCAGAATCAGCCTAGCTGA
- a CDS encoding PAS domain S-box protein translates to MLLSTLSVACGTIHILEVSTLWHPSYWLSGICLAIAAIILACTAVQLILLLPKALAFPSLAVETRKLESEIIHRQPAEAELRKSTEQYRTLVKNFPNGAVLLFDLDLRCTRAGGKGLTEVGLSKEQLEGKTIWETFPPETCAALEPNYRAALAGEATILELAYADCIYQIHTLPVKNEQGEIYAGIVIAQDITTRKRMEETLQESGQIFRATFNQATVGMAHMSLDGKWMLANPKLCEILGYTAAEILQLKFQNITHPDDIDIILEGIRQILAGKACNYLIETRYIRKDDSHAWVNLNLSLIRTATGEPKYFVVIIEDISSRKQAFAGMQKAKDDLENRVVQRTKELKHANEKLEYQLFERDRADKKLQDQAELLDLAHDAIVTLDLKNIITFWNRGAEEMYGWTKAEALGKEINTLLRTQFPKPQAKINEFLLQHGYWQGELIDSKKDGSSIAIASRWTVKRDLRGRPIEVLKINTDITERKKVQEALIASSIRLAAILDIASDAIISINQTQQITLFNQGAERIFGYNALEVLNQPLSLLLPERCASAHYQHIAEYSKSSGLARKMGERGKIFGRRKNGTEFPAEASISQLELEDEKIFTVILRDITEQVQTEEALRAANEKLTSWVNELEQRNSEIVLLAEMSDILQACLTIEEAHSAIARLVQPLFPDVSGAVFVISSSQTLVEAVATWGDETLDTHKLFTPNECWALRRGHSHFVSSDRGSLPCKHIHPDSSSSDFLCVPMMAQGEALGVLYLCSQHQGLFTEAKQQLAVTVAEHIALALANLKLHEALKQQSIRDSLTGLFNRRYLEESLEREIHRAARQNQSVGVIMLDVDHFKRFNDTFGHEAGDSVLRELGMFINKHVRGSDIACRYGGEEFTLILPEASLEITSQRAEQIREGVKHLNLLHRRQSLGCITLSLGVAVFPDHGTTGGAVIEAADAALYRAKQEGRDRVNVSR, encoded by the coding sequence TTGCTACTTAGCACCTTGAGCGTCGCTTGTGGCACTATTCACATACTGGAAGTTTCGACGCTGTGGCATCCTAGCTACTGGCTGTCGGGTATCTGCCTGGCGATCGCCGCCATAATCTTAGCCTGCACAGCCGTGCAGTTAATATTATTGCTGCCCAAAGCACTAGCCTTTCCGAGTCTGGCAGTTGAAACGCGAAAACTGGAAAGTGAAATAATACACCGACAGCCAGCAGAAGCAGAACTTCGCAAAAGTACAGAACAATACCGCACCCTAGTCAAAAATTTTCCTAACGGCGCAGTCTTATTATTCGATCTAGATCTGCGTTGCACTAGGGCTGGCGGTAAAGGATTAACAGAAGTTGGTCTTTCAAAAGAGCAATTGGAAGGGAAAACGATTTGGGAAACATTCCCCCCCGAAACCTGTGCGGCGCTTGAGCCAAATTATCGAGCAGCATTAGCCGGAGAGGCAACCATATTAGAACTAGCCTACGCTGACTGTATTTACCAAATACATACACTTCCGGTAAAAAACGAACAGGGAGAAATTTATGCCGGAATAGTCATAGCCCAAGATATTACTACTCGCAAGAGAATGGAGGAAACGCTGCAAGAAAGCGGGCAAATATTCCGCGCCACATTCAACCAAGCCACTGTAGGTATGGCACATATGTCGTTAGATGGTAAGTGGATGTTGGCTAATCCAAAACTTTGCGAAATACTTGGTTACACTGCTGCCGAAATATTACAGCTAAAATTTCAAAATATTACCCATCCTGACGACATCGATATCATCCTTGAGGGCATTCGTCAGATATTAGCTGGCAAGGCTTGCAATTACTTAATAGAAACCCGCTACATCCGCAAAGACGATTCCCACGCTTGGGTTAATCTCAACCTATCGTTAATACGCACGGCGACAGGCGAGCCAAAGTATTTTGTTGTAATTATAGAAGACATATCAAGTCGGAAGCAGGCTTTTGCAGGAATGCAAAAAGCTAAAGATGATTTAGAAAATAGAGTTGTGCAACGTACCAAAGAATTAAAGCACGCTAATGAAAAGCTAGAATACCAACTATTCGAGCGCGATCGCGCTGATAAGAAATTACAAGACCAGGCCGAACTGCTAGATCTTGCTCACGATGCGATCGTCACTCTCGACTTAAAAAATATAATTACTTTTTGGAATCGCGGTGCAGAGGAAATGTATGGATGGACGAAAGCCGAGGCTTTGGGAAAAGAAATCAATACATTACTGCGAACGCAATTTCCGAAACCACAAGCAAAAATAAACGAATTTCTTTTGCAGCATGGATATTGGCAAGGCGAACTAATCGACAGTAAAAAAGACGGTTCCTCGATTGCGATCGCTAGTCGTTGGACAGTGAAACGAGACTTGCGCGGCAGGCCTATAGAAGTTCTCAAAATCAATACAGACATCACAGAACGAAAGAAAGTACAAGAAGCTCTAATTGCTTCGAGTATCCGTCTGGCTGCGATTCTCGATATTGCCTCAGATGCGATTATTTCCATCAATCAAACCCAACAGATCACGCTATTCAATCAAGGGGCAGAAAGGATTTTTGGGTACAATGCTCTAGAAGTTTTAAATCAACCACTGAGCTTGCTGTTGCCAGAGCGTTGTGCTTCTGCTCATTATCAGCATATTGCTGAATATTCCAAATCTAGCGGGCTAGCGAGGAAGATGGGCGAACGGGGCAAGATTTTTGGTCGTCGTAAAAATGGTACTGAGTTCCCCGCTGAAGCATCGATTTCGCAACTTGAATTGGAAGACGAAAAAATATTTACCGTCATTCTGCGCGATATTACCGAGCAAGTGCAGACTGAGGAGGCGTTGCGTGCTGCTAATGAAAAACTCACAAGTTGGGTGAACGAACTGGAACAACGCAACAGCGAAATTGTGCTGTTGGCTGAAATGAGCGATATTCTGCAAGCTTGTTTGACGATTGAAGAAGCTCATAGCGCGATCGCTCGATTGGTACAGCCTCTATTCCCAGATGTATCTGGTGCGGTGTTTGTTATTAGTTCCTCACAAACCCTAGTTGAGGCTGTTGCTACCTGGGGTGACGAGACGCTCGATACCCACAAATTGTTTACACCTAATGAATGTTGGGCGCTGCGACGCGGACACTCGCATTTTGTTTCATCCGATCGCGGTAGTTTGCCATGCAAGCACATCCACCCGGACTCATCAAGCAGTGACTTTCTCTGCGTCCCCATGATGGCACAGGGGGAAGCGTTGGGCGTGCTGTATTTATGTTCGCAACACCAGGGACTATTTACAGAAGCAAAACAACAGCTAGCTGTAACGGTTGCCGAACATATTGCTTTGGCGCTGGCAAACTTAAAATTGCACGAAGCTCTCAAGCAGCAGAGCATCCGCGATTCGCTCACGGGTTTATTTAATCGTCGTTACCTCGAAGAATCTCTAGAACGGGAGATACATCGAGCAGCCCGCCAGAACCAAAGTGTAGGCGTGATCATGCTAGACGTTGACCACTTTAAACGATTTAATGACACCTTTGGTCACGAGGCAGGCGATTCCGTGCTGCGGGAATTAGGGATGTTTATCAACAAACACGTCCGGGGTTCAGATATTGCCTGTCGCTACGGGGGAGAGGAGTTTACGCTGATTTTGCCAGAAGCTTCTCTAGAAATAACCTCTCAAAGAGCCGAGCAAATCCGGGAAGGGGTTAAGCACCTGAATTTGCTTCATCGCCGTCAGAGTCTCGGTTGCATTACCCTCTCGCTGGGGGTGGCAGTCTTTCCAGATCATGGCACGACGGGTGGGGCGGTGATCGAGGCGGCTGATGCGGCGCTTTATCGTGCTAAACAGGAGGGGCGCGATCGCGTTAACGTATCCCGCTAA
- a CDS encoding type II toxin-antitoxin system HicA family toxin: MSQLPSITGGEVIAALARAGFAVARVRGSHHILIHSDGRRTVVPVHSGETIGSGLLAQILRDCELTRDEFRTLL, from the coding sequence ATGAGCCAACTGCCTAGTATAACGGGAGGCGAAGTAATTGCCGCGCTTGCTAGAGCAGGTTTTGCCGTTGCCAGAGTTCGTGGCAGTCACCACATTTTAATACATAGCGACGGGCGTCGAACGGTTGTCCCTGTACATTCAGGTGAAACAATTGGTAGTGGCTTGTTGGCACAAATTCTGCGCGATTGCGAACTGACACGGGATGAGTTCAGGACACTTTTGTGA
- a CDS encoding alpha/beta fold hydrolase: MLQFQPPGFGQRFIETSLGSMLYYTQVFEPWLHLDTSDEKLSPLIFLHNFGGGASAYEWSKVYPAFATNYQIIAPDLIGWGKSEHPVKEYQIADYLTTLAEFIEQVADSPVTVVASSLTAAITIRLAIQKPELFKSLYLVCPSGFADFGQDAGRRLPLQVINTPILDKLIYTLGATTEVSVRNFLERFLFAKPERVSEEMVQAYLASAQQPNAEYSALAFLRGDLYFDLSLYIPQLTVPAVIFWGEQAQFTGVNLGRRLAAMNPQSIRAFQPIEGAGVLPHLEIPEVFIGLLQRYLSLS, translated from the coding sequence ATGCTTCAGTTTCAACCTCCTGGCTTTGGACAGCGGTTTATCGAAACCTCGCTGGGTTCAATGCTTTACTACACTCAAGTATTTGAACCTTGGTTGCACTTGGATACTTCAGATGAAAAGCTGTCACCGTTAATTTTTTTGCATAATTTTGGCGGTGGTGCTTCTGCTTACGAATGGTCTAAAGTTTATCCAGCTTTTGCTACAAATTATCAAATTATAGCTCCCGATTTGATTGGCTGGGGAAAGTCAGAACATCCAGTTAAAGAATATCAAATTGCAGACTATCTCACGACCCTGGCAGAGTTTATTGAACAAGTCGCTGACTCTCCAGTAACGGTTGTAGCATCTTCTTTGACGGCTGCTATAACTATACGTTTAGCAATTCAAAAGCCAGAATTATTCAAGTCGCTGTATCTAGTCTGTCCATCAGGATTTGCCGACTTCGGACAAGATGCAGGGCGTAGATTGCCGCTGCAAGTAATTAATACGCCGATTTTAGACAAGCTGATTTATACTCTTGGGGCGACTACTGAAGTATCGGTGAGAAACTTCTTGGAGCGATTTTTATTTGCCAAACCAGAGCGAGTTTCTGAAGAGATGGTGCAGGCTTATTTAGCATCAGCACAACAACCAAATGCAGAGTATTCCGCCCTAGCATTTTTGCGGGGGGATCTTTATTTTGATTTGTCTCTTTATATTCCGCAATTAACCGTGCCTGCTGTTATATTTTGGGGCGAACAGGCGCAATTTACGGGGGTTAATTTGGGGCGGCGGTTAGCGGCTATGAATCCGCAATCAATTCGGGCGTTTCAGCCGATAGAAGGGGCTGGAGTGTTGCCGCATTTGGAAATACCAGAGGTGTTTATTGGGCTTTTGCAGCGTTATTTAAGCTTAAGTTGA
- a CDS encoding MFS transporter: MLPTSPPPSGSGFHALLKNRPFLMFWGGQVISQVADKVFFILLIALLETYKSPPAFENSMRSTLMIAFTLPAILFGSAAGIFVDLFPKKQIMVASDIIRALLTLAIPLLPKQFVILLVITFLISTVTQVFAPAEQAVIPLLVRRENLMTANALSTTTMMGSLIVGFAVGKPVLRLAKQLGGGEYSQEFFVAGLYLIGAVLGMLIKIKETGVTNQPAAVHPWQDLKEGLNYLWKNRLVRTAMVQLTILYSVFAALTVLAIPLVKEFGLEDSEFGSLLSAAGVGLVLGAGALGHWGDRFHHKPLPLLGFLSMAFVLAVFTFTEQYWLGLVLSGVLGLGASLIGVPMQTLIHQQTSESMRGKVFGFQNNVVNIALSLPLAIAGPLTDKYGLRPVLLGMSIVVSIGGVWAWRSTRGVLQDVI, from the coding sequence ATGTTGCCAACAAGTCCTCCCCCATCTGGTAGCGGATTTCATGCCCTGCTGAAAAACCGCCCCTTTCTGATGTTTTGGGGTGGTCAAGTGATATCCCAAGTGGCGGATAAGGTATTTTTCATTTTGTTGATAGCACTGCTGGAAACTTATAAGTCTCCACCTGCTTTTGAAAATTCCATGCGCTCCACGCTAATGATAGCTTTCACGCTTCCAGCCATTCTATTTGGCTCGGCTGCGGGCATTTTTGTGGATCTGTTTCCTAAGAAGCAAATTATGGTTGCTTCTGATATAATTCGCGCCTTACTTACGTTGGCTATTCCCCTGTTGCCAAAGCAGTTTGTGATTTTGTTGGTAATTACCTTTTTGATTTCAACTGTGACGCAAGTTTTTGCACCAGCAGAGCAGGCGGTTATCCCACTACTGGTGCGGCGCGAAAATTTGATGACGGCTAATGCTCTCTCCACTACAACGATGATGGGTTCGTTGATTGTTGGTTTCGCTGTGGGTAAGCCTGTGTTGAGGCTGGCTAAACAGTTGGGGGGAGGAGAGTATAGTCAAGAATTTTTTGTTGCGGGGTTGTACCTGATAGGGGCTGTATTGGGTATGTTGATTAAGATTAAAGAAACTGGCGTTACCAATCAGCCAGCGGCTGTTCATCCCTGGCAAGACTTGAAGGAGGGCTTAAATTATCTGTGGAAAAACCGCCTGGTTAGGACGGCTATGGTCCAACTAACTATTTTGTATTCAGTCTTTGCGGCTTTAACAGTGTTGGCAATTCCTCTTGTGAAAGAGTTTGGTCTAGAGGACTCGGAGTTTGGCTCTTTGTTGTCGGCAGCTGGGGTTGGTTTAGTCTTGGGTGCTGGGGCGTTGGGACACTGGGGCGATCGCTTCCACCATAAGCCTTTGCCTTTGCTTGGGTTTTTAAGTATGGCTTTTGTTTTGGCCGTCTTTACCTTTACCGAACAATACTGGCTGGGTTTAGTTCTCAGCGGTGTGTTGGGATTGGGCGCATCTCTAATTGGCGTACCGATGCAAACCTTAATTCACCAGCAAACATCAGAGTCGATGCGCGGTAAAGTCTTTGGTTTTCAGAATAATGTGGTCAATATTGCTCTGAGTTTACCCTTGGCGATCGCTGGCCCCCTTACTGACAAATATGGCTTGCGACCCGTGCTTTTGGGCATGAGCATTGTTGTGAGTATAGGTGGCGTCTGGGCTTGGCGCAGCACTCGCGGCGTATTGCAGGATGTCATCTAG
- a CDS encoding type II toxin-antitoxin system HicB family antitoxin — protein MSRQFNVIIERDREGYFVASVPSLRGCHTQAKSLDELMERIREAIELCVEFEEEQAESLEFVGVQRISVEL, from the coding sequence ATGAGCAGACAATTCAATGTAATTATCGAGCGCGATCGCGAAGGCTACTTTGTTGCTTCTGTGCCTAGCCTGCGTGGATGTCATACGCAAGCTAAGTCCCTAGACGAACTGATGGAGCGCATTCGAGAAGCCATCGAACTCTGCGTAGAATTCGAGGAAGAGCAAGCAGAGTCACTCGAATTTGTTGGTGTTCAAAGAATTTCCGTTGAGTTATGA
- a CDS encoding ABC transporter permease subunit (The N-terminal region of this protein, as described by TIGR01726, is a three transmembrane segment that identifies a subfamily of ABC transporter permease subunits, which specificities that include histidine, arginine, glutamine, glutamate, L-cystine (sic), the opines (in Agrobacterium) octopine and nopaline, etc.) produces the protein MHRLIPSRRLRRSLMFCLSSLLILCLSVFPTSPTKAKTTLNVAIEPTFPPFELLGKNGELDGFDVDLFKAIAKAADFDLKFQTMQFDGMIPALQAKTVDAAIAAMTITAERQKVVDFSRPYFKSGLAIAIPANNKNITSLASLENKSIAVQIGTTGAAEAAKIPGAKIRTFDAAPLVLQELLNGNVDAALNDAAVTLYAIKQNNLDKIKIIDQLLTEEYYGIPTPKNSPSLDAINKGLTVILSDGTYDRLYQKWFNAKAPQLPETVNFAKSNSSVNSTSSIIFKAMPNLLQGVLVTLYLTAFSVILGMIGGSLIGIARLSRIPLLRWATRAYIDFFRGTPLLVQIFMIYFGLPALMQGFGINFNLGRLAASVIALSLNSAAYIAEIVRAGIQSIETGQAEAAQSLGLGTVETMRYVIFPQALRRMLPPLGNEFITLLKDTSLVAVIGFEELFQQGRLIVANNYRAFEIYAAVALIYLVLTVLSSRIFSWLERWMNPVNKSREADLEIDSK, from the coding sequence ATGCACAGATTAATTCCGTCTCGTAGGCTACGCCGCAGCCTGATGTTTTGCTTGAGTAGTCTGCTGATTTTGTGCCTATCCGTTTTCCCTACCAGCCCCACGAAAGCAAAAACCACGCTGAATGTTGCTATAGAACCTACTTTCCCGCCGTTTGAGTTATTAGGAAAAAATGGCGAACTAGACGGATTTGATGTTGATTTGTTTAAAGCGATCGCTAAAGCTGCCGATTTCGATCTCAAATTTCAGACTATGCAGTTTGATGGAATGATTCCAGCTTTGCAAGCTAAGACAGTAGATGCTGCGATCGCTGCTATGACTATTACCGCGGAACGTCAGAAAGTAGTAGATTTTTCCCGTCCTTATTTTAAATCTGGGTTAGCGATCGCTATTCCAGCTAATAACAAAAATATCACTTCTTTAGCTAGTCTCGAAAACAAAAGTATAGCTGTACAAATAGGTACGACAGGTGCGGCTGAGGCTGCAAAAATACCTGGTGCAAAAATTCGTACCTTCGATGCTGCGCCCCTCGTTCTTCAGGAATTGCTCAATGGCAATGTAGATGCTGCCCTCAATGATGCCGCCGTCACTCTCTATGCAATTAAGCAAAATAATCTTGATAAAATCAAAATAATCGACCAATTACTTACAGAAGAATACTATGGCATCCCCACTCCTAAAAACTCTCCAAGTCTAGATGCTATCAATAAGGGGCTGACGGTTATTCTCAGCGATGGCACTTACGATCGACTTTACCAAAAGTGGTTTAATGCCAAAGCCCCACAACTGCCAGAAACAGTAAATTTTGCCAAATCAAATAGCTCGGTTAACTCTACCAGCAGCATCATTTTCAAGGCAATGCCTAACTTGTTGCAGGGAGTGCTAGTAACGCTATATTTAACAGCATTTTCAGTAATTTTGGGAATGATTGGTGGTTCCCTAATTGGCATTGCCCGCCTTTCACGCATACCGCTATTGCGATGGGCAACTAGGGCATATATAGACTTCTTCCGGGGGACGCCATTGCTGGTACAAATTTTTATGATTTACTTTGGCTTACCAGCGTTAATGCAAGGTTTTGGCATCAACTTTAATTTAGGGCGTCTGGCTGCTTCGGTGATAGCGTTGAGTCTTAATAGCGCCGCCTATATTGCGGAAATTGTCCGCGCTGGTATTCAGTCTATTGAAACAGGACAAGCGGAAGCAGCGCAATCGTTAGGTTTGGGAACAGTGGAAACAATGCGCTATGTTATATTTCCTCAAGCTTTGCGGCGGATGCTGCCACCTTTGGGCAATGAATTTATCACTCTTCTTAAAGACACCAGCTTGGTAGCCGTAATTGGATTTGAAGAATTATTTCAACAGGGTAGACTTATTGTGGCAAACAACTATCGCGCTTTTGAAATATACGCCGCTGTTGCCTTAATTTACCTGGTGTTAACAGTATTATCCTCACGAATTTTTAGTTGGTTAGAGCGTTGGATGAACCCGGTTAATAAGTCTCGTGAAGCTGATTTAGAAATAGATTCAAAGTAG
- a CDS encoding threo-3-hydroxy-L-aspartate ammonia-lyase: protein MTPDYNIFSAKNTVSYTDLQAAALRLSGTANRTPVLTSRSVNQRTNSQVFFKCENFQRTGSFKFRGAYNALAQLSDEQKQCGVITYSSGNHAQAIALSGQLLNIPTTIVMPDDAPSVKQAATRGYGAEVILYNRLETNREEFANNIASDRYLTLIPPYDHPHVVAGQGTAAKELIEEVGALDLLLVCCGGGGLLSGSAIAAKALSPNCKVIGVEPQLADDATRSFHTKTLQTVRNPNTIADGARTPYLGKITFPLVLHYVDDMVTVSEDAILRTMFYLWERLKIVVEPTGALAAAALLEGIISVSDANIGVIISGGNVDIKEVGKLFERL from the coding sequence ATGACGCCAGATTACAACATATTTTCTGCAAAAAACACAGTAAGTTATACAGATTTGCAAGCTGCGGCGCTGCGTTTGTCAGGTACAGCTAACCGCACTCCGGTTCTCACCTCAAGAAGTGTCAATCAGCGCACCAACAGTCAAGTTTTTTTTAAGTGCGAGAATTTCCAGCGCACGGGTTCGTTTAAGTTTCGCGGAGCTTACAATGCATTAGCGCAACTGTCTGATGAGCAGAAGCAATGCGGCGTAATAACTTATTCATCGGGGAATCACGCACAAGCGATCGCTCTTTCTGGACAACTGCTAAACATTCCCACCACGATTGTAATGCCTGATGATGCCCCAAGTGTTAAACAAGCTGCTACGAGGGGCTATGGTGCTGAGGTAATTTTATATAATCGCCTTGAAACAAATAGAGAAGAATTTGCTAATAATATAGCAAGCGATCGCTATCTTACTCTAATTCCACCTTACGATCATCCTCATGTTGTGGCGGGACAAGGTACAGCCGCAAAAGAGCTAATTGAAGAAGTCGGAGCGTTAGATTTACTGCTAGTTTGCTGTGGCGGAGGCGGGTTGCTATCGGGAAGCGCGATCGCAGCTAAAGCACTTTCACCTAACTGCAAAGTTATTGGAGTGGAACCACAACTCGCGGATGATGCAACCCGCTCGTTCCACACCAAAACTCTGCAAACCGTCCGCAATCCTAACACAATTGCAGATGGCGCTCGTACTCCGTATTTGGGAAAAATTACCTTTCCCTTAGTCTTGCATTATGTTGATGACATGGTGACGGTATCGGAAGACGCAATTTTACGCACGATGTTTTATTTGTGGGAACGTCTAAAAATTGTTGTCGAACCCACAGGCGCACTAGCAGCAGCAGCTCTTTTGGAAGGAATTATTAGCGTTTCAGATGCTAATATTGGCGTTATTATTAGCGGTGGCAACGTTGATATTAAAGAAGTTGGAAAGTTATTTGAGCGCCTATAG